The window GCGTCTGGTTGATCTTCTGTGTTAAGCTAGATCACTGGCTTCTTCTCGCTTTCAATAGTGAGGTGGTGCTGCGTAGCTTCCTCGAGGTTCTGGAGAAGGCGACTTTCCCACTGCCTCACCCGCTCCATGGCAGCTGCCAGCTTCTTAGGGTCTCGCTTTTCCCTGCGGTTTTTGTGGAGAACCTTGGGTAAAGATGAGTTTTGAGACGTGGCTTCGAGAGACTGTCGCTTCTGCGGTGGTCGTTGGGCCAATGAGGCTAATGCAGAGGAATCTTCTCCAGGAGCTGAGAGGTCCTGGCAGGGCCTTAACTGCCCACGGGGCTGCTTGAAAGCCCTGGAAATGGGCTTCCTTTTCCTAGAGGCAGCTGTGGTGCTGGCCTCTGTCTCATGGACAGCGATATCCTGGGAAAGGTGTGAAGACATTAGTCCACCTCCCACACTCGGTTCACAAAACTTCAGGGCGTCTCCTCCAGGGCTCTGGCCACAGCTAAGGGTAGCTTCCTCGGGAGTCCTGTCTTGTGTGAATTTCTTAAAGCATCGCTTCATCAGGAAAAACGAGCTCTCCTGCCCAGAGTTCCACGTAGGAGAAGCTGCTCCCTGTTCACTCCCTGCAGTTGGACGGTTGGAGCGAGTGCTCTAACATCCTACGTCATCACACAGCATCCTCACGTCATCACACAGCATCCCCAGCAAGCAAATCTTCTTCGTTAGGTAAAATCTAGCAAGTCTTGTCCTTACGTGTTATCCATGAATTTCTGTATATTCTAGGTGTTATTCTCCTCTGTACCAGCTCTTTTGTTGAGAATGTGTGGCCAGTTGACTCATCTTTGCTGGCTGATGACCGTGATCCCAGGCTGGGCTGTTGTTTCTCTTAATTGGCGCTCTCTCTGAAATGAACTTGTAGAAACCAACAGGAAATAATAGAACTAATCCTtggctagagagacagagaaccctGCCAGCCTACAGACAACATCTGTTGATCTAGCCCAGAGGATCCACAGATCTGTACCTAAGTTCTTCGGAGTTCTACATTCTCCTGGCCATTGGTCTCTGATGTTGCAGTCCAGATAGAGTTCTTTTCATGTGAACTCCAACTCTGCCCCAAATCTCTCTCCCTGATATTCCAGTTAGAATCCAAAGTCTTGTATGCTCCCAGATGGAGAAGAATTATAAACTAGAGAGTAAAGGTTCAACTGCCTCATCTTTATTTGAATTCCCAATAATCTCTGTATTATTTAAACTACAACATATAAGAAACAGAGCAATTTTATTAAGGCCATGAATTCAAGAGCATAAAGATCAGAACAATTGGGGGTACTCTGATATGTAACTTTAAAGACACAGCACAAATTAATTAGGGTTACATTTAATGCACTTTTGAAAAACCAACCCAGGAATATGTTTTGCTATACAATTTTGTTGTTAGTGGGAATTTCCTCGAAGAAAACACCTGATATTTATCAGAGATTAAGCTGTCAGAATTTGACAGTTTTCTTCATGAACTACCATCTTTGCAAACTTCAGTTTAATTTTTGGAGTTCTGCAGAGATGTTGACATTTGCAGACAATCATTGGCTCAATGAGAAAATGTGTTAGAGAATGCATTCCCCATAAGCAGGAAAAGCACAGGATGGAAACACTGTGCCCAAGATTCCAGGCATCTTCTCTTTTTACTTCCTACAACTCAGTGCTTACCTATGATTAGCTTTGTACATTAACTATGGAGGGCTAGTCAAAAGTCAGCCCTAtaggcaagaaaaaaaacaaaagctaaaccCTTCTTTCAAGGTGTTGCCTGTGGACAGAAGAGCACATGTAAATGTGTGCTTGAAGAAACTATAACAGGGCAAAGGTCTGTGTGATGTGCCAGTGAAGCAAAGACAGCAAGCTGCCTGGTgtccattctccctcccctactCACTAGCAGAGTGGTTGCTTTCATCCTAGCACATTACTACTCCTAATAAAGACTACATTCTCCACACACCCTCAACTAAGCTTTAAGCAATTAGACTGAGGCAAAAGAGCTGTTTTTCTCAGGTAATTCTCTGGTCCTACTGCTTCCTGAATAAGTACTACTATCATGTTGGAACTTCAACAGCTACCTTTGAACATTTAAGTAAGAATCACAGGGCTCTTCTATAGGCAGTAAAATAAGCTTCTACTTTCCGAAAACATAGTTTTATACCAGAGATTTCTATTATAATGAACTTATATGATATTACTAATAACCATATAAAAAGAGCTTAGTATCTCACAAAATATACTAAATAATTCCTAATTCCAAATATAATTATTCAGCCATTACCAACATTTACTTATTACTTTATTAGCACATAGAAAGTATTAAAGTATTTTCaatactcaaaaaataaaacctgtacatatacaaatagatttttaaatagttCATTAATTCTAATATAAACAAATCTAAGGAATACTACAGCTTTTAAccttttttctattaaattaaatgtttatacaATGAGTCTATTATCTCAGATATTATATCGTGATATTTTCTGATAGTAATATACAGCATGTCTATCAAAGAAGGTATTAAACCATAAACATGAActtcaacaaaaaggaaaaaagttataGACAGGTAATCTTTGATCTAATTCAAAAAACATCTGACATTTGGAGCTTATTTCTTTGCCAAATTTTTATCTATTAAGAAAATTTTTCTTATATCAAATAACAATACCACAAACCCAACAAAActtatcaaaaatatttctttcaagtAAAAACTAGGCTTTGAGTAgctaaattttccattttttaacatgatttaaaatgcaaaaaaattatcaactttttgtctttttgtctttactatgaaaacaaagacatattcTCTGCCTTCCACCATACTTTTAAGATTAGTAACTCTatctatagtttaaaataaaagtattttagcTGAACTTTAATTTGATTAAAGTAGAATTAATTTTAGAACACTTACAGAGGATATCGTGTTATTCTCACAGTTAGAAGTCAAGCTGCTACATTTTTTATAAACATCAATCAGATCTAGGGTATTACTATTCTTCATGAAATCatcatatgtttttttaatgTCTTCATAATGGTCGACCACTTTCATGTTTTCAATGGGCAAGTTCAGTTTGTCGTGTAAGAAGTACTTCCATGTCAGTAAGACATCGCTGAGACAGACTGTAAATTCTCCATTGTGCTGAAAGATGCAAAAGAGCAACAAGGGTAAATCTGAGTGCTTAGTGCTTGAGTATTCACTTAGCTCACTGACATGAGACAAACAAACAGCATGCTGTTAGAGTAAACACAGAAACTTTGATAcgttgataaaatataaataagtaggCATGTTTGCAGATAAAACTTGGGCAAATGGGGTTGGGCATGATGgagtgcacctttaatcccagttcttaggaggcagaggcaggatgtgTGCACAATATACTATTGTGTACAATATAATATCAGCTACAGGGGTTTTGCTCTCTTACTTAACATTCCCAGTGCCATGAAGAATTTCCACATAACAAAATATATCCTAGGTACTGGCTTTAAAATCCAGTCTTAGTGTTCAGGTTATTGTTATTAtgactttatttccattttgttattattacagagaaagaaaagtatcaCTGTAAAATGCAGAGCCtagaaacatttttgtttcttctctggttCTAAATACACTAAATTATAATGAATAAGTGCTAAAAATCAAGTTATACTCTTTTCTGTGAGTACTTGGATGCTATTAAGCAGGCAAATTTACTCTTCtgcttctttgcttgtttttcccaaaagaaaccaaaagattGTGATCTAACTACACTAGTATTTAGTTGATAAGAGATCCAATACCATTACTGACAGGATCTCATCTCAGTATAAAAGCTTCCCTTAGTGTCTTGCTGGGAAGTCACATGATACATTTTCAGCGGATGCACTAAAGATTTGCTTTTTATTCAATGCATTCTTTTCCCACATTAATATGTAAGATTAATATGTAAGCTATTAATAATTCCAAAAAGCACCAGCCTTAACTCATTAAAAAATTCTAACTTCTCATTTTCAATTCagcatgaaaa is drawn from Mastomys coucha isolate ucsf_1 unplaced genomic scaffold, UCSF_Mcou_1 pScaffold4, whole genome shotgun sequence and contains these coding sequences:
- the Parpbp gene encoding PCNA-interacting partner isoform X4 produces the protein MAVLNQLSVLGMIKEFRRNWRALCSSERTTLCGPDSMLLALQLSMAENNKQHNGEFTVCLSDVLLTWKYFLHDKLNLPIENMKVVDHYEDIKKTYDDFMKNSNTLDLIDVYKKCSSLTSNCENNTISSFISERAPIKRNNSPAWDHGHQPAKMSQLATHSQQKSWYRGE